The following are encoded in a window of uncultured Sphaerochaeta sp. genomic DNA:
- a CDS encoding IS1595 family transposase, whose product MKRIRSKSRRKTPWSDMPEATALQAFIDESNQDNYHRKHPVISDTGEVELLNSLDVQECRHCRSPAIQRFGFTSNGVRRFRCKDCGRTFNALTNTIFDSHKLPLTEWLDFLLSIFGYGSLSLTSKSNRNAYTTTRYWMEKVFLVLREYQGTLILSGEVELDETFYKVRNSDIQRRVDGKEYRELSRNQICIGIACDQSSVICFVEGEGKPTKQGTLDTFASHIKPESTMRHDMEQAHGPLVEALRLRSIVYDSRQIKQLPDSENPLNRINQYCRMLKLFLASHSGFIRDDLQDYLNLFCFVMNHPKDKHEKVEKFMGMAVDCRVLHRYRG is encoded by the coding sequence ATGAAAAGAATCAGATCGAAATCCAGGAGGAAGACCCCCTGGTCCGATATGCCTGAAGCCACAGCACTTCAAGCATTTATCGATGAGAGCAATCAGGACAATTATCACAGGAAGCATCCGGTCATCTCTGATACCGGCGAGGTTGAGCTGCTCAACTCGCTAGATGTACAGGAATGCAGGCACTGTAGAAGCCCCGCCATCCAGAGATTTGGCTTTACCTCCAACGGGGTCCGCAGGTTTAGGTGCAAGGATTGCGGACGGACTTTCAATGCCTTGACCAACACAATCTTCGATTCCCACAAGCTACCGCTTACCGAATGGCTAGATTTTTTGCTCTCCATATTCGGGTACGGCAGCCTCAGCCTGACATCAAAGAGCAACCGTAATGCTTATACAACTACAAGATACTGGATGGAAAAGGTGTTTCTGGTATTGAGAGAGTACCAGGGTACCCTGATCCTGTCAGGTGAGGTAGAGCTTGACGAGACCTTTTATAAGGTTCGAAATTCCGACATTCAGAGAAGAGTCGATGGCAAGGAGTACCGGGAATTGTCTCGCAACCAGATATGCATCGGCATAGCCTGCGACCAAAGCAGCGTCATCTGCTTTGTGGAAGGTGAGGGAAAGCCAACCAAGCAGGGAACACTGGATACATTTGCATCTCACATCAAGCCGGAATCTACCATGAGGCATGACATGGAACAAGCACACGGGCCTTTGGTAGAGGCTCTCAGGCTCAGGAGCATCGTGTATGATTCGAGACAGATCAAGCAGTTGCCTGATTCCGAGAATCCACTGAACAGGATCAACCAATACTGCAGAATGCTGAAACTCTTTCTTGCCTCCCACTCAGGATTCATCAGGGATGACCTACAGGACTATCTGAACCTATTCTGCTTTGTCATGAACCACCCCAAGGACAAACACGAGAAGGTCGAAAAGTTCATGGGCATGGCAGTGGACTGCCGTGTTTTGCATAGATACAGGGGGTAA
- a CDS encoding antitoxin, which yields MCSLLYQSCFEIHFIKKQQVPIQLDSATVAYFKDMAEKKGIPYQNIINLYLTDCMLKKKELNVSIE from the coding sequence ATGTGTAGCTTACTATACCAATCCTGCTTTGAAATTCATTTCATCAAGAAACAACAAGTACCCATTCAACTGGACTCTGCAACAGTTGCCTATTTCAAGGACATGGCAGAGAAGAAGGGTATTCCATATCAGAATATTATCAACCTCTATCTCACAGATTGTATGTTGAAGAAAAAAGAGCTGAATGTTTCCATTGAGTAA
- a CDS encoding LacI family DNA-binding transcriptional regulator gives MKHKTIDDIALEAGVSKATVSRVISHPEIVSKRTQERVRAVMDKYSYTPSLLAQGLAGSPTRTIGVIIDELSNFFFIEIAEGIDRILSPSGYSMLLSSSRWIEEREIQLVRSLISNRVQGVLIAPISENSFAIRLLQEAGIPFVVINSVPKDPSISYVCCDNHEGGRIAAQYLNTYPSEQIIVITGFAHQSIDNRLEGFYNTINSPESVIRYSQIKTQEEGYILAPDLIRKNHIDRIKTTLFITNDNVAIGIINRLVEEGIRIPGQVSILGYDNIRISELCRIPLTTINQSITKTGELAAQSLLKLLKKQDSVYHHSIHPSLIQRESTAQIPQ, from the coding sequence ATGAAACATAAAACCATAGATGATATAGCCCTTGAAGCAGGAGTAAGTAAAGCTACCGTCTCCCGTGTTATCAGCCACCCTGAGATTGTCTCAAAGCGTACTCAGGAACGCGTACGTGCTGTGATGGATAAATACTCTTACACCCCTAGCTTGCTTGCACAGGGACTTGCAGGAAGCCCAACACGAACAATTGGGGTTATCATCGATGAGCTTTCAAACTTTTTCTTTATTGAAATCGCCGAAGGGATTGACCGTATTCTCTCTCCAAGTGGCTATTCTATGCTTCTCTCAAGTTCTCGATGGATAGAAGAGAGAGAAATACAGCTGGTACGTTCGCTTATCAGCAACCGTGTGCAGGGAGTGCTTATAGCCCCGATTAGTGAAAACAGCTTTGCTATTCGGCTTCTTCAAGAAGCAGGGATACCTTTTGTTGTAATCAACAGCGTCCCCAAAGATCCTTCCATTTCTTATGTTTGCTGTGACAACCATGAAGGTGGACGTATTGCTGCACAATATCTTAACACCTATCCAAGCGAGCAGATAATTGTTATCACGGGATTTGCGCATCAATCCATCGACAACCGTCTTGAAGGTTTCTACAACACCATCAATTCACCAGAATCAGTCATTCGCTATTCACAGATAAAGACGCAAGAGGAGGGATACATTCTCGCTCCTGATCTTATCAGGAAGAATCATATTGATCGTATTAAAACAACACTCTTCATCACGAATGACAACGTAGCAATAGGCATCATCAATCGTCTCGTGGAAGAGGGAATCAGGATTCCAGGACAGGTATCAATTCTTGGCTACGATAACATTCGTATCAGTGAACTTTGCAGGATACCTCTTACCACCATCAACCAATCCATCACAAAAACAGGTGAGCTTGCAGCACAGAGTCTCCTCAAACTTCTCAAGAAACAAGACAGCGTCTACCATCACTCGATTCACCCTTCCCTGATACAAAGAGAATCGACAGCTCAGATACCTCAATAA
- a CDS encoding phosphoenolpyruvate carboxykinase (GTP): MSKFETLLKEKMSEESFQKLAALKNDKVMDFVGTFAEHCDPKSIYVCDDSEKDTQYVREQALAKGEEHPLANSKQTIHWDGYGDQARDKKNTRFMVYKENMDKMASLNSVEYEEGLSEIMGIAKGIMKGKDAVVLFYSEGPTQSPFTIPCVQFTDSWYVAHSENILYRTAYSHFLNMKDDEKDDFFRFIHSAGELDENGCTVNLQNRRIYMDTQNNIVYSMNDQYAGNSVGLKKHSMRLAINKSGQEGWLCEHMFVMAAVDKKKDRKTYFCGAYPSACGKTSTAMIPGEQIVGDDIAYFRNINGEFRAVNVEFGMFGIIKDVNEQDDPVIFKNLMIDQEVIFSNVLRGKDNKPYWLGMGVDAPDEGRNHFGEWKKGVKDAKGNEVGVAHGNARYTMRLDYLDNIDKAGFEAKDGVKVEGVLYGGRDSDITVPVEESPNWKDGILMKAATLESETTSATLGQEGVRTPSPMANMDFVSYPLGTYTMNNIKFGESVKDVPKVFSNNYFMRGEDGKFMTSKLAKKVWLHWAEGRVHGEYEALDTPTGKIPLYEDLKALFKEHLDEDFSKEKYDYLFTFRCTKWVEKLERTKAYYKKMDPNTPEEIFDYWDAAIAKINKAKEQYGDLILPGAFKG; encoded by the coding sequence ATGAGTAAATTTGAAACATTGCTAAAAGAAAAGATGAGTGAAGAGAGTTTCCAGAAGCTTGCAGCCTTGAAAAATGACAAGGTGATGGACTTCGTTGGAACCTTCGCTGAGCACTGTGATCCCAAATCCATCTATGTATGTGATGACAGTGAAAAAGACACCCAGTATGTAAGAGAACAGGCCCTGGCTAAAGGCGAGGAGCACCCTCTAGCAAACTCCAAGCAGACCATCCACTGGGACGGTTATGGCGACCAGGCTCGCGACAAGAAGAACACCCGTTTCATGGTCTACAAAGAGAACATGGATAAGATGGCTTCCCTCAATTCTGTCGAGTATGAAGAAGGTTTGAGTGAGATCATGGGCATTGCCAAGGGCATCATGAAGGGCAAGGACGCAGTTGTGTTGTTCTACTCTGAAGGTCCTACCCAGAGCCCGTTCACCATTCCTTGTGTGCAGTTCACCGATAGCTGGTACGTTGCTCACTCCGAGAATATCCTGTACCGCACTGCATACAGCCACTTCCTCAACATGAAGGACGATGAGAAGGATGATTTCTTCCGCTTCATCCACTCCGCCGGTGAGCTTGATGAGAATGGTTGTACTGTAAACCTGCAGAACCGCAGAATCTACATGGACACCCAGAACAACATCGTATACTCCATGAACGACCAGTATGCTGGTAACTCCGTTGGATTGAAGAAGCACTCCATGCGTCTTGCAATCAACAAGAGCGGCCAGGAAGGTTGGCTTTGTGAGCACATGTTCGTCATGGCTGCAGTAGACAAGAAGAAAGATCGCAAGACCTACTTCTGCGGTGCATACCCATCCGCTTGTGGCAAGACCTCCACTGCCATGATCCCCGGCGAGCAGATCGTTGGTGATGACATTGCCTATTTCAGAAATATCAACGGTGAGTTCCGCGCGGTTAACGTCGAGTTTGGTATGTTCGGTATCATCAAGGACGTCAATGAGCAGGATGACCCCGTTATCTTCAAGAACCTGATGATCGACCAGGAAGTTATCTTCTCCAACGTTCTTCGTGGCAAAGACAACAAGCCTTACTGGCTTGGTATGGGTGTTGATGCTCCAGATGAAGGTCGCAACCACTTTGGTGAATGGAAGAAGGGCGTGAAGGACGCAAAAGGCAACGAAGTTGGCGTTGCTCATGGTAACGCACGTTACACCATGCGCCTTGACTACCTCGACAACATTGACAAGGCTGGCTTCGAAGCCAAGGACGGAGTCAAAGTTGAAGGTGTTCTCTATGGTGGACGAGACAGTGATATCACCGTTCCTGTTGAAGAGTCCCCGAACTGGAAGGATGGTATCCTGATGAAGGCTGCTACCCTCGAGAGTGAGACCACCAGTGCAACCCTCGGACAGGAAGGTGTTCGTACCCCCAGCCCGATGGCAAACATGGACTTTGTCTCCTATCCTCTCGGCACCTACACCATGAACAACATCAAGTTCGGTGAGAGTGTGAAGGATGTTCCCAAGGTATTCAGCAACAACTACTTCATGCGTGGTGAAGACGGCAAGTTCATGACCAGCAAGCTCGCCAAGAAGGTTTGGCTGCACTGGGCAGAAGGCCGTGTACATGGTGAATATGAAGCATTGGATACTCCTACCGGTAAGATCCCCCTTTATGAGGACCTGAAGGCACTCTTCAAGGAACACCTCGATGAGGATTTCTCCAAGGAGAAGTATGACTACCTCTTTACCTTCCGCTGCACCAAGTGGGTTGAGAAGCTCGAGAGGACCAAGGCTTACTATAAAAAGATGGATCCTAATACTCCCGAGGAGATCTTCGATTACTGGGATGCAGCAATCGCAAAGATCAACAAGGCCAAGGAGCAGTATGGTGATCTGATTCTTCCCGGCGCTTTCAAGGGGTAA
- a CDS encoding NlpC/P60 family protein yields MKMLAFSLMISSLLFSSCDVEHTIPVSEEMRERAYEISFQYIGMPYVWGGASHYSDTGGGVDCSGLVIAIYDEVAENFSVHLPFSDATASKMANQYTIPLLEPEKGDLIFMGEDGIVSHVALCHAVTDDDLVFLDAYSVSGEVEIRSYSFDDPKIISFGRMLVISD; encoded by the coding sequence ATGAAGATGCTTGCCTTTTCTCTGATGATATCCAGTCTGCTATTCAGTTCATGTGATGTTGAGCATACGATACCAGTGAGCGAGGAAATGAGAGAAAGGGCGTATGAGATATCATTCCAATATATTGGGATGCCGTACGTGTGGGGAGGGGCAAGCCACTACAGCGATACTGGCGGTGGCGTGGACTGTTCTGGGTTGGTGATTGCGATATATGACGAGGTAGCAGAGAACTTCTCAGTGCATCTGCCATTTAGCGATGCCACTGCCAGTAAAATGGCGAATCAGTACACCATTCCCTTGCTTGAGCCCGAGAAGGGCGATCTTATCTTTATGGGCGAGGATGGGATAGTGAGCCATGTAGCGCTCTGTCATGCTGTGACTGACGATGATCTGGTGTTCCTCGATGCCTATTCTGTATCAGGTGAGGTGGAAATTCGATCATACTCCTTTGATGACCCGAAGATTATCTCTTTTGGGAGAATGTTGGTCATTAGTGATTAG
- a CDS encoding RNA-binding domain-containing protein — protein sequence MHYDAIESKILEFKERLDEYSRLLETVTAFANTQGGTIIIGIRDSDRLIVGLDRKEIERYSQEIPQVIADAISPQIAVDLYEQHLEGKTCVTIRVFPGPQKLYFIKKLGHPSGVFLRFGAHNRRADAYAIEQFNQERSGMRFEQQPCFSISYENLSKELLGAVFASFDQSILIGAGYGSTDVSGRTIPNVAGTLLFYPEHQRIIPESIIVVSVYAGTDKKQLIKKEDFSGGIIPMLEHSFTYISTLLGTQYERDGLIKQPVNFEMPLDAIREALVNAVAHRAYDYEAPIRITLFSDRIEFLNPGTFYAPINPENLKEGLSRYRNPLIADALRKKGYMEKQGIGINLIISSCLEEGLPEPQFVELEHHVKLVMFKKSSSNPSPQHDQDPKDFTAMRGYFTAQELFSSMDLAQYLGKSQAMAKKILKELQNKGMVEKVGKGPATRYRFIN from the coding sequence ATGCATTATGACGCTATCGAGTCGAAGATTCTGGAATTCAAGGAACGATTGGATGAATATTCTCGGCTGCTCGAGACAGTCACAGCCTTCGCGAATACACAAGGAGGAACGATTATTATTGGTATTAGGGATAGTGATCGTCTGATTGTTGGCTTGGATAGAAAAGAGATTGAGCGCTACAGTCAAGAAATACCACAGGTCATTGCAGATGCCATATCTCCACAAATTGCTGTGGATCTGTATGAACAACATCTTGAAGGAAAAACCTGTGTAACCATACGTGTATTTCCCGGTCCACAAAAGCTGTATTTTATAAAGAAACTAGGGCATCCTTCAGGGGTTTTTCTCCGCTTCGGAGCTCACAACAGGAGAGCTGATGCTTATGCAATCGAACAGTTTAATCAAGAACGTAGTGGGATGCGATTTGAACAGCAGCCTTGCTTCAGTATCTCCTATGAGAACTTATCGAAGGAACTGCTAGGAGCCGTCTTCGCAAGTTTTGACCAGTCAATCCTCATCGGTGCAGGATATGGCTCTACTGACGTTTCAGGTAGAACCATTCCAAATGTGGCCGGAACTCTGTTGTTCTACCCTGAACACCAGAGAATCATCCCTGAGTCGATCATTGTGGTAAGTGTCTATGCAGGTACAGATAAGAAGCAGCTAATCAAAAAAGAAGATTTTTCTGGGGGTATCATACCCATGCTCGAACATTCTTTTACATACATCTCAACTCTTTTGGGTACGCAGTACGAACGGGATGGACTGATCAAACAGCCAGTAAACTTTGAGATGCCTCTTGATGCCATTCGTGAAGCGCTCGTCAATGCAGTAGCTCACAGAGCCTATGATTATGAAGCTCCCATAAGAATCACCCTTTTCTCAGATAGAATTGAATTCTTGAATCCAGGAACCTTCTATGCCCCTATCAACCCTGAGAATCTGAAGGAAGGGCTTTCCCGATACAGAAACCCTCTCATTGCCGATGCCTTGAGAAAGAAGGGGTACATGGAGAAGCAGGGAATAGGTATAAATCTTATTATATCGTCCTGTCTTGAAGAGGGGTTACCGGAACCTCAATTTGTAGAATTAGAGCATCATGTCAAATTGGTCATGTTCAAGAAATCCTCAAGCAATCCTTCTCCACAGCATGATCAGGACCCTAAAGACTTCACGGCGATGAGAGGGTACTTCACTGCACAAGAGCTTTTTTCTTCGATGGATCTTGCTCAGTATCTTGGAAAGTCCCAAGCCATGGCAAAGAAAATACTCAAAGAACTGCAAAACAAGGGAATGGTGGAAAAAGTAGGCAAAGGGCCTGCTACGAGGTACCGGTTTATCAACTAG
- a CDS encoding Ig-like domain-containing protein has product MNTIGKWIGILGLLLILIVAGCDIGMTGLDTKNVGTLSLQVNQGGDFVEKTLLPNISMDIVEWEITGSGPDQRTYGPQAFALDASITIPELYKGTWDITVEGLNASGDVIGRGSKSLVITAAQTTSDSITVVPLSGNGTLELSVSWPTSLFDNDVFEVILTDKDGVEHELSPTLDYTNGTGSYSGTWAAGYYDLNVQLLDGTTSVWGTYESVRILEGEATEGTLILTEEMLNISNSGALNLDIVEDMQNPFLVSLSGVSSELTAGTSMQVSSSVDPSSETYSYVWFLNGVMIPDETLSTITFGDTLAIGHYNLALRVSDGTVISSTVHYFSVVPPVNVVIDPDYNFTPDETDSTPFTVVSTVPSNGAQDVPVGTSITVYFDDLINPISLNDVSMSVTVADQVVSGTFALERSTNDLYAVLHFTPSQPFADNVDVTVTLSSVNGLLDKGGNTLANELVFTFHTATAYVGDATNLGFESGLTGWNITGNGGIVDLPFASELSLEGVKAAMITTDAAVDYGLSGTPLNDATSMLSSGSLEVPGVATQCSFDYYFLSAEFIEFIGSEFDDTLTMTFSGPNGTIIETIETVNSYQISDCTHLPSTLDPQDDLFHTGAKTKQVDISGLGSPITISFAISDVGDQIYISAFLVDNFRFE; this is encoded by the coding sequence ATGAATACTATTGGTAAATGGATAGGAATTCTTGGACTATTATTGATACTTATAGTCGCAGGTTGTGACATAGGTATGACGGGTTTAGATACGAAAAATGTCGGTACCCTGTCATTGCAGGTAAACCAAGGTGGGGATTTCGTAGAGAAGACTTTGCTTCCCAATATTTCCATGGATATTGTGGAGTGGGAGATTACCGGCTCTGGTCCTGATCAGAGGACGTATGGGCCTCAGGCCTTTGCACTCGATGCCTCTATTACCATCCCTGAACTCTATAAGGGTACCTGGGATATTACGGTAGAGGGATTGAATGCGTCAGGAGATGTGATAGGACGTGGCTCAAAGAGCTTGGTGATCACCGCAGCGCAGACAACCAGTGACTCAATCACTGTTGTACCTCTGAGCGGTAATGGAACATTGGAATTGAGTGTTTCTTGGCCTACAAGCCTCTTTGACAATGACGTGTTTGAGGTAATACTGACCGATAAGGATGGAGTAGAACACGAATTGTCTCCAACTTTGGATTATACAAACGGGACTGGTTCCTATAGTGGAACATGGGCAGCCGGCTACTATGATCTGAATGTCCAGTTGCTTGATGGGACCACTTCAGTATGGGGTACCTACGAATCTGTTCGTATTTTAGAAGGAGAGGCTACAGAGGGAACCCTCATCTTGACTGAGGAGATGTTGAATATCAGCAATAGTGGGGCATTGAACCTTGATATTGTCGAAGACATGCAGAACCCGTTTCTCGTGAGTCTCTCTGGGGTATCAAGTGAATTGACTGCCGGTACATCCATGCAAGTAAGTAGTTCGGTAGATCCATCCAGTGAGACATACAGTTATGTATGGTTCCTCAATGGTGTCATGATACCGGATGAAACCCTCTCGACAATAACCTTTGGCGATACGCTTGCTATCGGCCACTATAATCTTGCACTACGAGTAAGTGATGGAACGGTCATATCCTCTACAGTACACTATTTCAGTGTAGTGCCTCCCGTGAATGTAGTGATTGATCCTGATTACAACTTCACTCCGGATGAAACTGATAGCACACCGTTTACTGTGGTTTCTACTGTTCCTTCCAATGGGGCTCAGGATGTACCGGTTGGTACTTCTATCACTGTGTACTTTGATGATTTGATCAACCCAATAAGTCTGAATGATGTCTCCATGTCGGTAACTGTTGCTGACCAGGTTGTGTCCGGTACCTTTGCGCTGGAGCGTTCAACCAATGATCTCTATGCGGTACTCCACTTCACCCCGTCACAACCGTTTGCGGATAATGTGGATGTCACAGTGACGCTGAGTAGCGTGAATGGATTGCTGGACAAGGGTGGCAATACCCTGGCGAATGAGCTTGTCTTCACATTCCATACCGCTACAGCCTATGTGGGTGATGCTACAAACCTGGGCTTTGAAAGCGGGCTGACTGGGTGGAATATCACTGGTAATGGAGGAATAGTGGATCTTCCCTTTGCTTCTGAGTTGTCTTTGGAGGGAGTGAAGGCAGCCATGATCACAACTGATGCAGCGGTTGACTACGGTCTATCTGGGACTCCATTGAATGATGCAACCTCCATGCTGAGTAGTGGAAGTCTTGAGGTTCCTGGCGTGGCAACGCAGTGTTCCTTCGATTACTACTTCCTCTCTGCTGAGTTCATAGAGTTCATAGGCTCCGAATTTGACGATACGTTGACTATGACCTTCTCTGGGCCAAACGGTACCATAATAGAGACCATTGAGACGGTCAATTCGTATCAAATAAGTGATTGTACACATTTGCCAAGTACTCTCGACCCGCAGGATGACCTCTTCCATACTGGAGCAAAGACGAAACAGGTAGATATTTCTGGTCTGGGAAGTCCGATCACCATTAGTTTTGCTATTTCGGATGTCGGTGATCAGATATACATCTCTGCTTTCTTGGTGGACAATTTCCGATTTGAGTAG
- a CDS encoding class I SAM-dependent methyltransferase produces MHNTTSDTPIYRNWVSLKLVIVPGVLALGTAVLTAFYSWIMIFPVIFLLMMLYFIYARHLFSPQGKDMQAELHSMLIEEIDWNGKGKVLDIGCGNGALAIRLAKKYPEAQITGIEFRKFSEALCKQNAEIEGVSERVSFKEGSIIDLPFEDDEFDLVVSTLTFHEVMELRDRRELMEEAFRVLRHGGVFVFQDLFLTKKMFGNLDPMLKKLSSWGAKSVEFINLGESERIPSILRTPFMVGTIGIIKGKV; encoded by the coding sequence ATGCATAACACAACCTCTGATACACCAATATATAGAAATTGGGTTTCCCTCAAACTGGTCATCGTTCCTGGAGTTCTGGCATTGGGGACTGCCGTCCTTACTGCCTTCTATTCCTGGATCATGATATTTCCGGTAATTTTTCTCTTGATGATGCTCTATTTTATCTATGCAAGGCATCTATTCTCCCCGCAGGGAAAGGATATGCAGGCAGAACTCCATTCCATGCTCATCGAAGAGATAGACTGGAATGGCAAGGGTAAGGTCCTTGATATCGGCTGTGGTAATGGAGCTTTGGCTATCCGTTTAGCGAAGAAGTATCCCGAGGCACAGATAACAGGAATTGAGTTTAGAAAGTTCTCTGAGGCCCTTTGCAAGCAGAATGCTGAAATCGAGGGGGTGTCTGAAAGAGTCTCCTTCAAGGAAGGAAGTATTATAGACCTGCCCTTTGAAGATGATGAGTTCGATCTGGTGGTGAGCACCCTTACATTCCATGAAGTGATGGAACTGAGGGATAGGAGAGAGCTCATGGAGGAAGCCTTCCGTGTTCTCAGGCATGGGGGAGTCTTTGTATTCCAGGACCTGTTCCTGACTAAGAAGATGTTTGGCAATCTTGATCCCATGCTGAAAAAGCTCTCTAGTTGGGGTGCAAAATCAGTGGAGTTCATCAATCTTGGTGAGTCAGAGAGGATCCCGAGTATTCTCAGAACTCCTTTCATGGTAGGGACAATTGGGATAATTAAGGGGAAAGTGTAG
- a CDS encoding ATP-binding protein — MTIQRDRYLQQLKDSRFNGQVKVITGLRRSGKSYLLFKIYYEYLLSTGVDRKSIIQIMLDDDTYEMLRDPDQLSKYIRSNITDTNQKYYVFLDEVQYAISVEEMKNPDKPIKLYSVLNGLLHLGNVDIYVTGSNSKFLSKDVMTEFRGRGDVIHVYPLSFKEFYDHVGGEKAETYEHYAMYGGMPFALSKHTDEKKMQYLSSLFTEVYFKDIVERYSIELQSILGQLTDSLCSSIGSLTNANKIARTIGSARGKQVSSETIAKYIEYLSDSFLFKEAKRFDVKGKRYFHYPNKYYCTDIGLRNARLNFRQQEESHIMENIIFNELVLRGYQVDVGVVEITETTKNGDRRQKQCEIDFIASSGSTKYYIQAALHTEVGEKREKELRPFLNINDSFKKILVTKTYAKPWTDEKGILHIGLYTFLLDENSLKL, encoded by the coding sequence ATGACTATTCAAAGAGATAGGTATCTGCAACAACTTAAAGACAGCAGATTCAATGGGCAAGTAAAGGTGATTACAGGGCTCAGACGGTCCGGGAAAAGCTATCTTCTTTTCAAAATCTACTATGAGTATCTTCTTTCAACTGGAGTCGACAGAAAGTCAATCATCCAAATCATGCTTGATGATGATACCTATGAAATGCTACGTGACCCAGACCAACTCTCCAAGTATATACGCTCGAATATTACCGATACCAACCAGAAGTATTATGTATTCCTTGATGAGGTACAGTATGCAATTTCCGTGGAGGAAATGAAAAACCCTGATAAACCAATCAAGTTGTACAGTGTTCTGAACGGGCTGTTACATCTAGGCAATGTTGATATATATGTAACAGGCAGTAACTCAAAATTCTTATCCAAAGATGTAATGACTGAGTTTCGTGGACGAGGAGACGTGATTCATGTCTATCCACTATCATTTAAAGAATTCTATGACCATGTGGGTGGAGAGAAGGCTGAAACATATGAGCACTATGCAATGTATGGGGGAATGCCCTTTGCCCTCTCAAAACATACTGATGAGAAGAAGATGCAATATCTTTCCAGTCTATTCACCGAAGTATATTTCAAGGATATTGTCGAGCGATATAGTATTGAGCTGCAGAGCATACTCGGACAATTGACAGATTCACTCTGCTCATCGATCGGTTCTCTCACGAATGCAAATAAAATTGCACGCACAATCGGAAGTGCCAGAGGAAAACAGGTCTCCTCTGAGACAATAGCAAAATATATCGAGTATCTATCGGATTCGTTTCTCTTCAAAGAGGCCAAGCGTTTTGATGTAAAGGGGAAACGTTACTTTCATTATCCAAACAAATACTATTGCACAGATATTGGGCTGAGAAATGCACGCCTCAATTTCAGGCAACAAGAAGAAAGTCATATCATGGAGAATATCATATTCAACGAGTTGGTGCTAAGAGGGTACCAGGTTGATGTGGGTGTAGTCGAAATCACAGAAACAACTAAAAATGGAGACAGAAGACAGAAGCAATGTGAGATTGACTTTATAGCCAGTTCTGGATCAACAAAGTATTATATTCAAGCAGCTTTGCATACCGAGGTTGGAGAAAAAAGAGAAAAGGAGTTGAGACCATTTCTTAACATCAATGATTCATTCAAAAAGATACTGGTAACCAAAACATATGCAAAACCCTGGACCGATGAGAAAGGAATTCTCCATATAGGTCTCTATACGTTTCTATTGGACGAGAACAGTCTCAAGTTGTGA
- a CDS encoding tetratricopeptide repeat protein has protein sequence MDTTTRNLLVLKILSPGFRARDLDTKEIVSVKTRAYKVAILDTVVFLESKRWQFNQTTYISGEVQSNAFSLDSLEIEGHDYDEGESHSTTEYYERSELKGLLGVCLKGGKRPSIEFHDYTGYGFYGRDSDPVFEAADSIDPSRRYDILTKLWEEFPQCIDALAHIANPYVSSKLFYRNAENCYCAAIAIAEKKLPPDFDGITLWSCLENRPYLRALQGYCILLWRLGRFAEAEEIACKVLRRNPPDNQGVRFIIDEIHNKEPWTED, from the coding sequence ATGGACACAACCACCCGTAATTTACTCGTACTTAAAATCCTTTCACCAGGGTTTCGAGCAAGAGACCTTGATACCAAGGAAATTGTTTCCGTCAAGACAAGAGCTTATAAGGTAGCAATTCTTGACACAGTGGTATTCCTTGAATCAAAACGGTGGCAATTTAACCAGACTACCTACATCAGTGGAGAAGTGCAGAGCAATGCATTCTCCCTCGATTCCCTCGAGATTGAAGGTCATGACTATGATGAGGGCGAGAGTCACTCCACCACTGAGTACTATGAGAGGAGCGAACTGAAAGGCCTTCTAGGTGTATGTCTGAAAGGCGGAAAGAGACCTTCCATCGAGTTTCATGATTACACAGGATACGGTTTTTATGGTCGTGACAGTGACCCTGTCTTTGAAGCTGCAGACAGCATAGATCCATCGAGACGGTATGACATCCTAACCAAACTCTGGGAGGAGTTCCCCCAATGTATCGATGCCTTGGCACACATCGCAAATCCCTATGTTTCCAGCAAGCTTTTCTATAGAAATGCAGAGAATTGTTATTGTGCTGCCATTGCTATTGCAGAGAAGAAGCTACCCCCCGATTTTGACGGTATAACGCTCTGGTCATGTCTGGAGAACCGCCCCTATCTAAGAGCATTACAAGGCTACTGTATATTGCTCTGGAGATTGGGTCGGTTTGCAGAAGCAGAAGAAATTGCATGCAAGGTATTGCGTCGCAATCCCCCTGATAACCAAGGAGTGCGTTTCATCATTGATGAAATTCACAACAAGGAACCATGGACTGAGGATTGA